In Hoeflea ulvae, one genomic interval encodes:
- the paaE gene encoding 1,2-phenylacetyl-CoA epoxidase subunit PaaE has translation MAAPRFHELEIAAVRNETPDAVAITFAIPQDSRDAFAFLPGQYLTLRAEIDGEDMRRSYSICSQLSETGHRTVGVKRIENGRFSGFAQTLRKGDRIRVMPPQGRFTAQIGGRHDYLLLAAGSGITPCLSIAKSVLAGEPESSVTLLYANRNSSSVMFRDDLNDLKDRYTTRFTLLHVMDEEVQDVEIMNGRLDAEKLETLRRHGLIDPASADAIYICGPEPMIRAASSAFAAMGVDDDRIRFELFTPAPGSAPAHAPKPKAANGAKHGASVDIILDGARRTIEVDAATDTVLTAAQKAGMDLPFSCAGGMCCTCRCRIIEGAASMDENFSLEPWEIDAGFTLSCQARPDTDRLVLDFDAQ, from the coding sequence ATGGCCGCTCCGCGCTTTCATGAACTCGAAATTGCCGCTGTCCGCAACGAGACCCCGGATGCCGTGGCCATCACCTTTGCGATCCCTCAAGACAGCCGCGACGCCTTCGCCTTCCTGCCCGGCCAGTATCTGACGCTGCGCGCCGAGATTGATGGCGAGGACATGCGCCGCTCCTATTCGATCTGCTCACAGCTTAGCGAAACCGGCCACCGCACCGTCGGCGTCAAGCGCATCGAGAATGGCCGCTTTTCCGGCTTCGCCCAGACGCTGAGGAAAGGCGACCGCATAAGGGTGATGCCGCCGCAGGGCCGGTTTACCGCTCAGATCGGCGGCCGCCATGACTACCTGCTGCTCGCCGCAGGCTCCGGCATCACGCCCTGCCTGTCGATCGCCAAATCGGTACTGGCCGGCGAGCCCGAGTCCAGCGTCACCCTGCTTTATGCCAACCGCAATTCGTCCAGCGTCATGTTCCGCGATGATCTCAATGATCTCAAAGACCGCTACACCACCCGCTTCACCCTACTGCACGTGATGGACGAGGAAGTCCAGGACGTCGAGATCATGAATGGCAGGCTGGATGCCGAAAAGCTCGAGACGCTCCGCCGCCACGGCTTGATCGATCCGGCATCCGCCGACGCCATCTATATCTGCGGCCCCGAGCCGATGATCCGCGCCGCATCAAGCGCGTTTGCCGCGATGGGTGTCGACGACGACCGGATCAGGTTCGAGCTGTTCACCCCTGCCCCGGGCTCGGCGCCCGCCCATGCGCCGAAACCGAAAGCTGCGAATGGCGCCAAACATGGCGCCTCGGTCGACATCATCCTCGACGGCGCGCGGCGCACCATCGAGGTCGACGCGGCCACCGACACGGTGCTCACCGCCGCACAGAAGGCCGGCATGGACCTGCCTTTTTCCTGCGCCGGCGGCATGTGCTGCACCTGCCGCTGCAGGATCATCGAGGGTGCTGCCAGCATGGACGAAAACTTCTCGCTCGAACCCTGGGAAATCGACGCCGGCTTTACGCTGAGCTGCCAGGCGCGGCCCGATACGGACCGACTGGTGCTGGATTTTGATGCGCAGTAG
- a CDS encoding IS110 family transposase, translating into MLHPNTASFQTPSAWIGIDVSKAWLDLCLIGDGTDQTPLRDRFANTPKGLEQIVRLSSKYPVRAIVLEATGGYEQALAIALAENGLPVAVVNPLVARRFAQGLGLLAKTDKIDAFMLALHGQKANPRVKSLAQQKNSALAGLNDRRRQLAKMIVMETNRMQAMSDARLKRRCQVHINWLRREQNDVMTDIQTEIARDDTLKQRFTLLQSMKGIGPKVAASLVGELPELGELNRGQIAALVGVAPMAHDSGALRGVRRIKGGRSWLRSQLYMAAIVAIRFNPAMKAYHDKLKKKGKPGKVVLIAVIRKMLIILNQMCKSGQPWRDTNTQMS; encoded by the coding sequence ATGTTACACCCAAACACTGCTTCATTTCAAACGCCATCCGCATGGATCGGCATCGACGTCTCCAAAGCCTGGCTGGACCTGTGCCTCATCGGTGACGGTACCGACCAGACGCCCCTGCGTGACCGCTTCGCCAACACGCCCAAGGGGCTTGAGCAGATCGTCAGGCTGAGCAGCAAGTATCCGGTCAGGGCCATCGTTTTGGAGGCAACCGGGGGATACGAACAGGCTTTGGCAATCGCGCTTGCCGAGAACGGCCTGCCGGTGGCCGTCGTCAATCCGCTGGTGGCGCGCCGCTTCGCCCAGGGTCTGGGGCTACTCGCCAAGACTGACAAGATCGACGCCTTCATGCTGGCACTCCACGGCCAGAAGGCCAACCCGCGCGTCAAGTCGTTGGCACAGCAAAAGAACTCCGCACTTGCCGGGCTCAATGACCGCCGCCGCCAGCTTGCCAAGATGATCGTCATGGAGACCAACCGGATGCAGGCGATGAGCGACGCAAGGCTCAAGCGACGCTGTCAGGTGCACATCAACTGGCTCAGGCGCGAACAGAACGATGTCATGACAGACATTCAAACCGAAATCGCACGGGATGACACACTCAAGCAGCGCTTTACCCTGCTGCAGTCGATGAAGGGCATCGGTCCGAAGGTCGCCGCAAGCCTCGTTGGCGAACTGCCTGAACTGGGCGAGCTCAACCGCGGACAGATTGCCGCTCTGGTCGGGGTGGCCCCAATGGCGCATGACAGCGGCGCCCTGCGCGGCGTTCGAAGGATCAAGGGTGGCAGGTCATGGCTCAGAAGCCAGCTCTACATGGCTGCCATTGTCGCCATCCGGTTCAATCCCGCCATGAAGGCATATCACGACAAGCTCAAGAAGAAGGGAAAACCGGGCAAGGTCGTCCTCATCGCCGTCATCCGGAAAATGCTCATCATCCTCAATCAGATGTGCAAGTCAGGCCAGCCATGGAGGGATACAAACACACAAATGTCGTAA
- a CDS encoding DUF6656 family protein: protein MSKFKYYAARAKGQASGPGVAVHTNFLRTGRIVRSPEDWIEEERRFLTDEEVAERTGIRLENVGKKTHERLNNFHADIKFPKVIFHKTLAAAPHLGYVHVTASKTDFAEYKDVSWGFYIANFWADITADEHFFERIDPNYARMYFAVAMKREQTGEKPQQVINRDFRENGLLFRTADPKAALKSVLLLGAKTAELRRIVEAIG from the coding sequence ATGTCGAAGTTCAAATACTACGCGGCCAGGGCCAAGGGGCAGGCTTCCGGTCCCGGAGTGGCGGTCCACACCAACTTCCTCCGCACCGGACGGATTGTCCGCAGCCCGGAGGACTGGATCGAGGAAGAACGCCGCTTCCTGACCGATGAAGAGGTCGCGGAGCGGACCGGAATCCGGCTCGAAAATGTCGGCAAGAAGACCCATGAACGGCTCAACAATTTCCACGCCGACATCAAGTTTCCAAAGGTCATCTTTCACAAGACCCTGGCTGCCGCGCCGCATCTCGGCTATGTCCATGTGACCGCGTCGAAGACCGACTTTGCCGAATACAAGGATGTGAGCTGGGGCTTCTACATCGCCAATTTCTGGGCCGACATCACCGCGGACGAGCATTTCTTCGAGCGCATCGATCCCAATTACGCCCGGATGTATTTCGCGGTGGCGATGAAACGCGAGCAGACCGGCGAAAAACCCCAGCAGGTGATCAACCGCGACTTCCGCGAAAACGGCCTCCTGTTCAGAACCGCCGACCCCAAGGCGGCACTCAAAAGCGTGCTGCTGCTGGGCGCCAAGACGGCGGAGCTGCGCAGGATTGTCGAGGCGATCGGGTGA
- a CDS encoding SLC13 family permease encodes MIENFYAEFMRDTPSGLSALILGLVFLGFLFEKLPPAAVATAGAAAFLLLGYVSTEEALAVFSNPAPITIAAMFILSSALVSTGVLDAASSYFVGLSERRGPIAIVLLLLGAALASGLMNNTPLVIVLIPIISKMAAALNIASSKVLIPLSYMAILGGTLTLIGTSTNLLIDGVAQGEGMEPMRMLELLPFGLVALVVGGLTLLLLGPKLLPAHIVSGDAIDDSATQFMSEVKIIAPADDEAEGSSTGRALSDFSALSKTRVLGILRGNERLKPDPELELDTNDRVIFHANQSELLTLRDHPNYVLGYFKALLSSDDQQKTEKLEAVYAGDAGSSGRQLRDLGWFKAGVRVLGISRRRHNPGPELAGVRLRAGDRILLEGSPGDLADILQSESFVAATAPKLRPYKRHRAGMAILTMMAVIVLSIFNVAPIVTLSLLGVGVILLLGCVEAEDAWKSIDGSILVLIFAMLAIGRGLDNTGVVQSLVDAVTPFLQSVSPLVVLFAIYALTSVLTELISNNAVAVILTPMAIGLANSLGIDPKPLIYAIMLGASASFATPIGYQTNTLVYAAGNYRFADFLKVGLVMNVVVGVASCLAIWAFAGI; translated from the coding sequence ATGATTGAGAATTTCTACGCCGAATTCATGAGAGACACGCCTTCGGGTCTCTCCGCCCTGATCCTCGGCCTGGTCTTCCTCGGCTTCCTGTTCGAGAAACTGCCGCCCGCAGCCGTCGCCACCGCCGGCGCGGCGGCGTTTCTGCTGCTCGGCTATGTCTCGACCGAAGAGGCGCTGGCGGTGTTTTCCAATCCGGCGCCGATCACCATTGCGGCGATGTTCATCCTGTCCTCGGCGCTGGTCAGCACCGGCGTGCTCGACGCCGCCTCGTCCTATTTCGTTGGCCTGTCGGAACGGCGCGGACCGATCGCGATCGTGCTGCTGCTGCTCGGCGCCGCACTTGCATCTGGCCTGATGAACAACACGCCGCTGGTGATCGTGCTGATCCCGATCATCTCGAAAATGGCCGCGGCGCTCAACATCGCCTCGAGCAAGGTGCTGATCCCGCTGTCCTACATGGCCATTCTCGGCGGCACGCTGACGCTGATCGGCACCTCGACCAATCTGCTGATCGATGGCGTGGCGCAGGGCGAGGGCATGGAGCCGATGCGCATGCTCGAGCTTTTGCCCTTCGGGCTGGTGGCGCTGGTGGTGGGCGGGCTCACCCTGCTGCTGCTCGGGCCGAAACTCCTGCCCGCCCATATCGTCTCGGGCGACGCCATCGATGACAGCGCCACGCAGTTCATGTCCGAGGTCAAGATCATCGCGCCCGCCGACGACGAGGCCGAGGGCAGCTCCACCGGCCGGGCGCTGTCGGATTTCAGCGCCTTGTCGAAAACCCGCGTGCTCGGCATTCTGCGCGGCAACGAGCGGCTCAAGCCCGACCCCGAGCTCGAACTCGACACCAATGACCGGGTGATCTTCCATGCCAACCAGTCCGAGCTGCTGACGCTGCGCGATCACCCCAATTACGTGCTGGGCTATTTCAAGGCGCTGCTGTCGTCCGACGACCAGCAAAAGACCGAAAAGCTCGAGGCGGTCTATGCCGGCGACGCCGGCAGCAGCGGACGGCAGCTGCGCGATCTGGGCTGGTTCAAGGCCGGCGTGCGGGTGCTCGGCATCTCGCGGCGCAGGCACAATCCGGGGCCGGAGCTGGCCGGCGTGCGGTTGCGGGCGGGCGACCGCATCCTGCTCGAAGGCAGCCCCGGCGATCTCGCCGACATCCTGCAGTCGGAAAGTTTTGTCGCCGCCACCGCGCCGAAACTCAGGCCCTACAAGCGGCACCGGGCAGGCATGGCGATCCTGACCATGATGGCCGTCATCGTGCTGTCGATCTTCAATGTGGCGCCGATCGTCACCCTGTCGCTGCTCGGCGTCGGCGTCATCCTGCTGCTGGGCTGCGTCGAGGCGGAGGACGCCTGGAAATCCATCGACGGATCGATCCTGGTGCTGATCTTCGCCATGCTCGCCATCGGCCGCGGGCTCGACAACACCGGCGTGGTCCAGAGCCTGGTCGATGCGGTGACGCCGTTCCTGCAAAGCGTCTCGCCGCTGGTGGTGCTGTTTGCCATCTATGCACTGACCTCGGTGCTGACCGAGCTGATCTCCAACAATGCCGTCGCCGTGATCCTGACCCCGATGGCGATCGGGCTGGCAAATTCGCTCGGCATCGACCCGAAACCGCTGATCTACGCCATCATGCTCGGCGCCTCGGCGAGCTTCGCCACCCCCATCGGCTACCAGACCAACACCCTGGTCTATGCCGCCGGCAATTACCGCTTCGCCGATTTCCTCAAGGTCGGGCTGGTGATGAATGTCGTTGTCGGTGTCGCGAGCTGTCTGGCGATCTGGGCTTTTGCGGGGATTTGA